The following coding sequences are from one Streptomyces angustmyceticus window:
- a CDS encoding MarR family winged helix-turn-helix transcriptional regulator → MPELSRPLPEGGEAPPDDAAAVNALRSAVMRLSRRLKHQRVDESLSPTEMSVLGTLFRCGSATPGELARKEHVQPPSMTRIVAMLEAKGLVRLEPHPDDRRQKVVTQTEQAEAMLEESRRKRNAWLAELASGLDEDEWAKVRAAAPVLEKLAQL, encoded by the coding sequence ATGCCGGAACTGTCCCGCCCCCTGCCCGAAGGCGGGGAGGCGCCCCCAGACGACGCGGCCGCGGTGAACGCTCTGCGGTCCGCCGTGATGCGCCTGTCGCGCCGACTCAAGCACCAGCGGGTCGACGAATCGCTGAGCCCCACCGAGATGTCGGTGCTCGGCACCCTGTTCCGCTGCGGCAGTGCCACCCCCGGCGAGCTGGCCCGCAAGGAGCACGTGCAGCCGCCGTCGATGACCCGCATCGTGGCCATGCTGGAGGCCAAGGGTCTGGTCCGGCTCGAACCGCACCCCGACGACCGCCGTCAGAAGGTCGTCACGCAGACCGAACAGGCCGAGGCGATGCTCGAGGAGAGCCGCCGCAAGCGCAACGCCTGGCTCGCCGAGCTGGCCTCCGGGCTGGACGAGGACGAGTGGGCGAAGGTGCGGGCCGCCGCGCCCGTGCTGGAGAAGCTCGCACAGTTGTAG
- the thpR gene encoding RNA 2',3'-cyclic phosphodiesterase gives MRLFAAVLPPAPAIEELAAEVARLKQLPAAGRLRWTGPESWHFTLAFYGEVPEETVPGLRERLGRAAGRRDPYELRIAGGGRFSDRVVWAGAEGDRAAMRTLAGAAGAAARRAGVAMDEEHRPYTPHLTLARNRVPGLDLRPYAAALKDFAGAPWTVGSLALVCSHPPVPGTAGAQPRYETVGSWPLGR, from the coding sequence ATGAGACTCTTCGCCGCCGTCCTGCCCCCGGCCCCCGCGATCGAGGAACTGGCCGCCGAGGTCGCGCGGTTGAAGCAGCTCCCGGCCGCCGGGCGGCTGCGCTGGACCGGCCCGGAGAGCTGGCACTTCACCCTCGCCTTCTACGGCGAGGTGCCCGAGGAGACCGTCCCCGGCCTGCGCGAGCGGCTGGGCCGCGCGGCCGGCCGCCGTGACCCCTACGAGCTGCGGATCGCCGGCGGCGGCCGCTTCTCGGACCGGGTGGTGTGGGCCGGGGCCGAGGGCGACCGGGCCGCCATGCGCACCCTCGCGGGCGCGGCGGGGGCGGCGGCGCGCCGGGCCGGCGTGGCCATGGACGAGGAGCACCGCCCGTACACCCCCCACCTCACCCTCGCCCGCAACCGCGTCCCCGGCCTGGACCTGCGCCCGTACGCGGCCGCCCTCAAGGACTTCGCCGGCGCCCCCTGGACGGTCGGCTCCCTCGCCCTGGTGTGCAGCCATCCGCCCGTCCCCGGGACGGCGGGCGCGCAGCCCCGCTACGAGACGGTGGGGTCCTGGCCCCTGGGGCGCTGA
- a CDS encoding aldo/keto reductase: MKYTQLGRTGLKVSRLVLGTMNFGPQTDEADSHTIMDAAQGAGVNFFDTANVYGFGADKGRTEEIVGSWFAKGGGRRDKTVLGTKVYANMGVEGERVWPNHDKLSALNIRRSVDASLKRLGTDHIDIYQFHHVDRDTPWDEIWQAIDVLVQQGKILYAGSSNHAGWHIARANEAAARRGSLGLVSEQCLYNLAERRAEMEVIPAAQGYGLGVIPWSPLHGGLLGGALRKEREGGAGRSGVGRSADALANSAIRARIESYEDLVGKHGLEPGEVALAWLLTRPGVTGPIVGPRTTDQLASALRAVELTLPDELLASLDEIFPGPGPSPESFAW; the protein is encoded by the coding sequence ATGAAGTACACGCAGCTCGGACGCACCGGACTCAAGGTCAGCCGACTCGTCCTCGGGACGATGAACTTCGGGCCCCAGACCGACGAGGCCGACAGCCACACCATCATGGACGCGGCGCAGGGCGCGGGCGTCAACTTCTTCGACACCGCCAATGTCTACGGTTTCGGGGCCGACAAGGGCCGTACCGAGGAGATCGTCGGCAGCTGGTTCGCCAAGGGCGGCGGCCGGCGGGACAAGACCGTGCTGGGCACCAAGGTGTACGCCAACATGGGGGTGGAGGGCGAGCGGGTCTGGCCCAACCACGACAAGCTCTCCGCGCTCAACATCAGGCGCTCGGTGGACGCCAGCCTCAAGCGGCTGGGCACCGACCACATCGACATCTACCAGTTCCACCACGTCGACCGGGACACGCCCTGGGACGAGATCTGGCAGGCCATCGACGTCCTCGTCCAGCAGGGCAAGATCCTCTACGCCGGGTCGTCCAACCACGCCGGCTGGCACATCGCCCGCGCCAACGAGGCGGCCGCCCGCCGCGGTTCACTGGGCCTGGTCAGCGAGCAGTGCCTCTACAACCTCGCCGAGCGGCGCGCCGAGATGGAGGTCATCCCGGCCGCCCAGGGCTACGGCCTGGGCGTCATCCCCTGGTCCCCGCTGCACGGCGGGCTGCTGGGCGGGGCGCTGCGCAAGGAGCGCGAGGGCGGCGCGGGCCGCTCCGGCGTCGGACGCTCGGCCGACGCCCTCGCCAACTCCGCGATCCGGGCCCGGATCGAGTCCTACGAGGATCTGGTCGGCAAGCACGGCCTGGAGCCCGGCGAGGTCGCGCTGGCCTGGCTGCTGACCCGGCCCGGCGTCACCGGCCCGATCGTCGGCCCCCGCACGACGGACCAGCTCGCCTCCGCGCTGCGCGCCGTCGAGCTGACCCTCCCGGACGAGCTCCTCGCCTCGCTCGACGAGATCTTCCCCGGCCCCGGCCCGAGCCCGGAGTCCTTCGCCTGGTGA
- a CDS encoding MFS transporter, whose translation MSTGSGAHSAPAPNSHDDTVTDDATATAPGTAPALAAGPAATPRKGTFSSLRIRNYRLFATGQMVSNTGTWMQRIAQDWLVLSLTGSSAAVGITTALQFLPMLLFGLYGGVIADRFAKRKLLLFTQSAMGLTGLALAVLTLSGQVQVWHVYLVAFVLGLVTVLDNPSRQAFVSEMVGQDELRNAVSLNSANFQSARLIGPAVAGVLITAFGSGWAFLLNGLSFIAPVAGLLMMRTAELHPVDRVPRSKGQLREGLRYVSGRPDLIWPIVLVGFIGTFGFNFPIWLTAFVYHVYHQGAGTYSLFNGLMAAGSLIGALLAARRAGSRLRLLVGAAVVFGALEITAALAPSFWVFAALLAPIGMVGLTINVTANSSIQMATDPLMRGRVMSLFMMVFVGGTPLGAPVVGWVTDAFGPRIGFLTGGLVSMVAAVVIGLILARVGGLRLRIDLRRGRRLVAFVPRTPGTASSAEKDLAPAA comes from the coding sequence TTGAGTACGGGATCCGGAGCACACTCCGCCCCCGCACCGAACTCCCACGACGACACGGTCACCGACGACGCGACCGCGACCGCCCCGGGCACCGCCCCGGCGCTCGCCGCAGGCCCCGCCGCCACACCGCGCAAGGGCACGTTCAGCTCGCTCCGTATACGCAACTACCGCCTCTTCGCCACCGGCCAGATGGTGTCCAACACGGGCACCTGGATGCAGCGCATCGCCCAGGACTGGCTGGTGCTGAGCCTCACCGGCTCGTCCGCCGCGGTCGGCATCACCACCGCGCTGCAGTTCCTGCCGATGCTGCTCTTCGGGCTCTACGGCGGCGTCATCGCCGACCGCTTCGCCAAGCGCAAGCTGCTCCTGTTCACCCAGTCCGCCATGGGCCTGACCGGCCTCGCCCTCGCCGTGCTCACACTCAGCGGCCAGGTGCAGGTCTGGCACGTCTACCTGGTCGCCTTCGTCCTCGGCCTGGTCACCGTCCTCGACAACCCCTCCCGGCAGGCGTTCGTCTCCGAGATGGTCGGCCAGGACGAGCTGCGCAACGCCGTCAGCCTCAACTCCGCCAACTTCCAGTCCGCGCGGCTGATCGGGCCCGCCGTCGCCGGTGTCCTGATCACGGCCTTCGGCAGCGGCTGGGCCTTCCTGCTCAACGGCCTCTCCTTCATCGCCCCCGTCGCCGGCCTGCTGATGATGCGGACCGCGGAACTCCACCCGGTCGACCGGGTCCCGCGCAGCAAGGGCCAGCTGCGGGAGGGCCTGCGGTACGTGTCGGGACGCCCCGACCTGATCTGGCCGATCGTCCTGGTCGGGTTCATCGGGACCTTCGGCTTCAACTTCCCGATCTGGCTGACCGCGTTCGTCTACCACGTCTACCACCAGGGCGCCGGCACATACTCCCTGTTCAACGGGCTGATGGCGGCCGGTTCGCTGATCGGCGCGCTGCTCGCGGCCCGCCGGGCCGGCTCCCGGCTGCGGCTGCTGGTCGGCGCGGCGGTCGTCTTCGGCGCGCTGGAGATCACGGCCGCGCTCGCCCCGTCGTTCTGGGTCTTCGCGGCGCTCCTCGCCCCGATCGGCATGGTCGGCCTGACGATCAACGTCACCGCCAATTCGAGCATCCAGATGGCCACCGACCCGCTGATGCGCGGGCGGGTGATGAGCCTGTTCATGATGGTCTTCGTGGGCGGCACCCCGCTGGGCGCCCCGGTGGTCGGCTGGGTCACCGACGCCTTCGGCCCCCGGATCGGCTTCCTGACGGGCGGCCTGGTCTCCATGGTGGCCGCGGTCGTCATCGGCCTCATCCTCGCCCGGGTGGGCGGCCTGCGCCTCCGGATCGACCTGCGCCGCGGCCGCCGGCTGGTCGCCTTCGTGCCCCGGACGCCCGGCACGGCTTCGTCCGCGGAGAAGGACCTGGCCCCGGCGGCGTGA